Proteins encoded in a region of the Neodiprion lecontei isolate iyNeoLeco1 chromosome 5, iyNeoLeco1.1, whole genome shotgun sequence genome:
- the LOC107217313 gene encoding VWFA and cache domain-containing protein CG16868, which yields MAVEYLPIRVLGLVILFIIQANADFTDNGSVVNCRVDKRLRKQIEVEPLNGSCLRDIVDQVSKTLRNVGNEELGITSFQETLDRLEFNRVRDDLNVKLKSLTNKLNAKLQSYIDFLTRSNDLVQPILNAKSSNEIYSNLPRSSNICDEIKRVLTNSELRHLHILPTSHPGTICGPPSLSQNTGLLLLSRCKNPKKVLLLIEHGIFISEKDAGLAQLTAKTLLDMLSDKDYIGVVGLTGHGSTHCPDHLLRATDVNKIQLTRHIDTIIRFGSNQSLNLDIKSLTTNLTGEIILIHLTNTLKDISNIKHVRSIISTEQLIPYLCTILILSDLKLKLDIKEVAGNETIVTLPTQNILSFELAKLFSGTKCTEPNTSNYYLSDPYYEPRSKSMCISMGQITKTALLTLEIKLKDFVEDITYFDGGPKTYAILFDKRRNVWMHKSFPRPEVMTEQPLKVSLKNIENIDENSTLKMINELSEGDANFTTILGRTKQFRWKHLAYGDLIICIVSEGVQESLSLIKTTASLPPDLLHHRLDLLLQSVIDKDTLCSNHNRIVALHTGVVYLSPWCFKSPTEQLHLLETDSAITVQSYMAYIKDPTRLLVNRVLHPSVRPDVAMLSQILSHFQQRHLHSTLNKFIIRRYIVAVVSGVMEVYPGTVLDTGLDPKRRSWYGKALEHPGKVTLTSPYLDAGGAGYVVTLSHTIFEGRSAALHSSNDPVLAVVSMDVTMGYFARLLLEMFSFCGDIKVKCFLMDDKGYLISHPALFEAQNKVEQQHLTHVEPVVANDILNHEFFVEKKLCASHLDGTIQRYYQFNTSLEEVLTNIVHGEHCVKYQVAVVPGTNIFLGLVNATCNVLSAFCPCSTMDRLCLNCKRMEQTDCECPCECPLYSESCGQSDNNELEACHALYEHGPSLQPSWTYPATLKKCPSFDCKSFESARECLGVTGCQWCHMDSDAETPLSTPYCSEQTLCFKGIFGSLTPYGDGIYHSHSADEMGVREWPSVGPVAGGILTLLLVLGIMLYCYRLRSVQSGLEHQCLHMHASPETLRMSHLEGDVEPMEIDQAKSNLNSLLRDGVAPISPYRVSTNYRRPPGGDSDHGYSTMTPHDDSEQQTFAEPLLVVGGSSEPELQKQSVRPPSPTTRLGSPHHVLAPVTVHRNMETNYC from the exons ATGGCCGTTGAATATTTACCTATCCGAGTTTTAGGACTCGTGATATTATTCATAATACAAGCGAACGCTGACTTCACGGATAACGGATCGGTCGTTAACTGCAGGGTTGATAAGCGGCTGCGAAAACAAATCGAGGTAGAGCCGTTGAATGGTTCGTGTTTACGTGACATCGTTGATCAAGTGTCAAAAACTCTTCGTAACGTCGGTAACGAGGAATTGGGAATAACTTCTTTCCAAGAAACCCTCGACCGTCTCGAGTTCAACCGGGTTCGTGATGATTTGAATGTGAAACTCAAATCCCTTACCAATAAACTAAACGCTAAGCTACAATCTTACATTGATTTCCTCACAAGGTCTAACGACCTGGTGCAGCCAATATTAAATGCCAAAAGTTCaaacgaaatttattcaaatctacCTCGCTCTTCGAACATATGCGATGAAATCAAAAGAG TTTTGACGAACTCTGAATTAAGGCATCTACACATCCTACCAACCTCTCATCCAGGTACAATATGCGGACCACCGAGCCTCTCTCAAAACACAGGGCTTTTGTTGTTGTCCCGATGCAAAAACCCCAAGAAAGTTCTGTTGCTTATTGAGCATGGAATCTTTATATCTGAAAAGGATGCCGGCTTGGCTCAGCTAACAGCTAAAACCCTTCTCGACATGCTTTCGGACAAAGATTATATTGGTGTTGTTGGATTGACTGGTCATGGTTCAACGCATTGTCCAGATCACCTTCTCAGAGCTACGGACgttaacaaaattcaattaaccAGGCACATTGATACTATTATCCGATTTG GTTCCAACCAGTCGCTCAATTTAGACATTAAATCCTTGACCACGAATTTGACTGgtgaaataatattgataCATTTGACAAACACATTGAAGGATATCTCAAACATCAAGCATGTCCGCAGTATCATTTCCACAGAACAGCTAATTCCATACTTGTgcacaattttaattttgtcag ATTTAAAGCTCAAATTAGACATTAAGGAAGTCGCGGGTAACGAGACAATTGTGACACTGCCTACCCAAAATATTCTGAGTTTTGAACTAGCTAAGTTATTCTCAGGAACAAAATGTACTGAACCCAACACAAGCAATTATTACTTATCTGATCCATACTACGAACCTCGTAGCAAATCAATGTGCATATCTATGGGGCAAATAACGAAAACAGCCCTCCTTACCTTGGAAATAAAGTTGAAGGACTTTGTTGAAGATATAACGTACTTCGACGGAGGTCCAAAAACGTACGCCATACTTTTTGATAAAAGACGAAATGTTTGGATGCATAAAAGTTTTCCTAGACCTGAAGTCATGACTGAGCAGCCCTTGAAAGTTTCactcaaaaatattgaaaacattgatgaaaattctacattGAAAATGATTAACGAACTATCAGAAGGTGATGCTAATTTCACCACCATTTTAGGTCGAACG AAACAATTCAGATGGAAGCATCTGGCATACGGAGATTTGATTATATGCATTGTGTCGGAAGGAGTGCAGGAGTCATTATCACTCATTAAGACGACAGCTTCCTTGCCTCCAGATCTCCTGCATCATCGGCTTGATTTGCTGTTACAATCGGTCATAGATAAAGATACTCTGTGTTCCAATCATAATAGAATAGTGGCTTTGC ATACTGGTGTCGTTTATCTCTCACCATGGTGCTTCAAATCGCCGACCGAGCAGCTGCACCTCCTTGAAACCGATTCTGCAATCACAGTTCAGAGTTACATGGCATACATCAAAGACCCTACGAGACTATTGGTCAATCGCGTTCTCCACCCATCTGTCAGGCCTGATGTTGCCATGCTAtctcaaattttgagtcaCTTTCAACAACGTCATTTGCACAGCACATTGAACAAGTTCATCATCCGAAG GTATATCGTCGCGGTAGTCAGTGGGGTGATGGAAGTTTATCCAGGAACAGTACTGGACACTGGTTTGGATCCAAAGAGGAGATCGTGGTACGGAAAGGCATTGGAGCATCCAGGGAAAGTAACCCTAACATCGCCGTACCTGGATGCAGGAGGTGCTGGTTATGTTGTGACGCTCTCTCACACGATATTTGAGGGTCGTTCAGCTGCCCTTCATTCCAGCAACGATCCTGTCTTGGCAGTGGTATCGATGGATGTAACGATGGGATATTTTGCAAGACTATTACTAGaaatgttttcattttgtggTGACATTAAGGTGAAGTGTTTCTTGATGGATGACAAAGGGTACCTAATATCTCACCCGGCGCTATTTGAGGCCCAAAACAAAGTAGAGCAACAGCACTTAACCCACGTGGAACCTGTTGTTGCCAACGATATACTTAACCATGAATTTTTCGTGGAGAAAAAACTCTGTGCCAGCCACCTTGATGGCACTATACAGAGATATTACCAATTCAATACCTCCCTTGAGGAAGTGCTGACCAACATCGTTCATGGGGAACATTGTGTCAAGTATCAGGTTGCTGTAGTGCCTGGAACCAACATTTTCCTTGGTCTTGTCAATGCTACCTGTAATGTACTATCAGCTTTTTGTCCCTGCAGTACA ATGGATAGACTTTGTTTGAACTGCAAAAGGATGGAGCAAACCGATTGTGAATGCCCATGTGAATGCCCATTATATTCAGAGAGCTGCGGTCAGTCCGATAACAATGAACTTGAAGCTTGCCATGCTCTTTACGAGCATGGACCAAGCCTACAGCCATCTTGGACGTATCCTGCAACTTTAAAAAAGTGCCCATCATTTGATTGTAAATCCTTCGAGAGTGCAAGGGAATGTCTTGGAGTTACAGGATGCCAATGGTGCCACATGGACAGTGATGCAGAAACTCCACTTTCCACACCATACTGCTCTGAACAGACTTTATGCTTTAAGGGAATATTCGGCTCTTTGACACCCTACGGCGATGGGATTTATC aTTCTCATTCGGCAGATGAGATGGGGGTTCGCGAATGGCCGTCAGTGGGACCGGTAGCAGGCGGTATTTTAACGCTACTGCTCGTTCTGGGAATAATGTTGTACTGTTACCGCCTTAGGTCAGTGCAATCCGGGTTGGAGCATCAATGTCTCCATATGCACGCTTCTCCAGAAACCCTGAGAATGTCGCACTTGGAAGGCGATGTAGAACCAATGGAAATTGACCAGGCAAAAAGCAACCTAAACTCTCTTTTGCGTGATGGAGTGGCTCCTATATCGCCGTATCGAGTTTCAACGAATTATCGAAGACCTCCGGGCGGCGACAGCGACCATGGCTACAGCACCATGACGCCACACGACGACTCCGAACAACAAACGTTCGCCGAACCGTTGCTGGTCGTTGGCGGAAGCAGCGAACCCGAGCTCCAAAAACAGTCCGTGAGGCCTCCTTCACCGACAACACGGCTGGGGTCGCCCCATCACGTCTTAGCGCCGGTTACAGTCCATCGGAATATGGAAACAAACTACTGTTAG
- the LOC107217316 gene encoding succinate--CoA ligase [GDP-forming] subunit beta, mitochondrial: MSRFLVQRASLLVNSFKNVSRVFLIPVRNLNLLEYQSKLLLRDSGVSVQNFAIVDDLKYAPEVLNKFNAAEYVVKAQILAGGRGKGHFDNGFKGGVHITKEHEKLLEIVKNMLGHRLITKQTPKDGIVVNKVMVAESVDIVKETYVCILMDRQHNGPVLIASPAGGMDIEAVAEKTPDLIKTIPLDIYEGITESIAKEVANFLGFGDKLLLDKTVAELRNLWKLFVDIDALQIEINPLVETKDKQIIAVDAKISFDDNAQYRQQDIFSLDDAGEDDPREVEASKFSLNYIGMDGNIGCLVNGAGLAMATMDIIKLNGGTPANFLDVGGSVKEDQVYQAFRILTEDAKVEAILVNVFGGIVNCATIANGIVGAARNLGLKIPLVVRLEGTNVMEARKILAESGLPILSASDLDEAAKKAVAAIRQ, translated from the exons ATGTCGCGATTCCTTGTTCAAAGAGCCTCGCTCTTGGTTAATTCGTTCAAAAATGTATCACGGGTGTTTCTTATCCCTGTGAGGAATTTGAACCTTCTTGAATATCAGAGTAAATTACTACTAAGAGACAGCGGTGTGTCTGTACAAAATTTCGCTATAGTCGACGACTTGAAATATGCCCCAGAAGTCTTAAACAAATTCA ATGCGGCTGAATACGTGGTAAAGGCTCAAATTCTGGCAGGAGGGAGGGGTAAAGGTCACTTTGATAATGGATTCAAGGGTGGTGTACACATCACTAAAGA ACACGAGAAGCTTCTGGAAATTGTAAAGAACATGTTGGGGCATCGTTTAATAACAAAACAGACGCCCAAGGATGGGATTGTGGTGAATAAAGTGATGGTTGCCGAATCGGTTGACATCGTGAAGGAGACATACGTTTGTATTTTAATGGATAGGCAGCATAACGGTCCGGTATTGATAGCCTCTCCAGCAGGTGGAATGGACATTGAAGCGGTTGCTGAAAAAACGCCGGATTTAATAAAGACCATACCACTTGACATTTACGAGGGAATTACAGAGAGCATTGCCAAAGAAGTAGCAAATTTCTTAGGTTTTGGAGATAAGTTGTTGCTGGACAAAACTGTTGCTGAATTGAGGAATTTGTGGAAGTTGTTTGTTGACATAGATGCGCTGCAGATCGAGATAAATCCTTTGGTAGAAACCAAGGATAAGCAAATCATCGCTGTTGATGCTAAAATATCGTTTGACGACAACGCTCAGTACAGGCAGCAAGACATATTCTCTTTGGACGACGCTGGCGAAGATGATCCGAGAGAAGTAGAGGCGTCGAAGTTCAGCTTGAATTACATCGGAATGGACGGAAATATTGGATGCCTTG TTAACGGAGCTGGGCTAGCCATGGCAACTATGGATATAATTAAGTTAAACGGGGGAACGCCAGCTAATTTCTTGGACGTTGGAGGTAGCGTTAAGGAAGATCAAGTATATCAAGCTTTCCGAATTCTCACCGAAG ATGCCAAGGTGGAAGCTATTCTTGTCAACGTTTTCGGCGGTATAGTAAACTGCGCAACGATAGCCAATGGAATTGTGGGAGCGGCTCGCAATCTTGGCTTGAAAATCCCACTTGTGGTCAGATTGGAAG GTACGAATGTTATGGAAGCCAGAAAAATACTTGCGGAATCTGGGTTACCGATTCTTTCAGCTTCCGATCTGGATGAGGCTGCTAAAAAAGCCGTTGCGGCGATAAGACAATAG